A single window of Algiphilus sp. DNA harbors:
- the pdxJ gene encoding pyridoxine 5'-phosphate synthase, whose amino-acid sequence MTRHHAPDLRLGVNIDHVATLRQARGTTYPDPVAAALVAEGAGADGITVHLREDRRHIQDADVERLLATVNVPLNLEMAVVDDMVAIAERLSPPRACLVPERREEVTTEGGLDVVGHRDAVTRAVARLDAVGTRVSLFVDPDPGLLDAIRATGAPAVEMHTGAYAEASATERAGELARLRRFAREAAAAGLEVHAGHGLHVDNVGAVAALPEVVELNIGHALIAEAVFQGLPAAIAAMRRAMLAGRRG is encoded by the coding sequence ATGACCCGTCATCACGCTCCCGATCTGCGACTCGGCGTCAATATCGATCACGTCGCGACGCTGCGCCAGGCGCGCGGTACCACCTACCCGGATCCGGTCGCGGCCGCCCTGGTGGCCGAGGGCGCGGGCGCCGACGGCATCACCGTGCACCTGCGCGAGGATCGGCGACACATACAGGATGCCGACGTCGAGCGACTGCTCGCCACCGTGAACGTGCCGCTGAACCTGGAGATGGCGGTCGTGGACGACATGGTCGCCATCGCCGAACGCCTCTCGCCGCCGCGGGCCTGTCTGGTGCCGGAGCGACGGGAGGAGGTCACCACCGAAGGCGGCCTGGATGTCGTGGGACATCGGGACGCTGTCACGCGGGCCGTTGCGCGGCTCGACGCGGTGGGGACGCGGGTGTCGCTTTTCGTCGACCCCGATCCGGGCCTGCTCGATGCGATTCGCGCCACCGGCGCACCGGCGGTCGAGATGCATACCGGTGCCTACGCAGAGGCATCGGCCACCGAGCGCGCGGGCGAGCTTGCGCGACTGCGCCGCTTCGCGCGCGAAGCGGCGGCCGCCGGGCTGGAAGTGCATGCCGGGCACGGTCTCCATGTCGACAACGTGGGTGCGGTGGCGGCGCTGCCCGAGGTCGTGGAGCTCAATATCGGCCACGCGCTGATCGCGGAAGCGGTCTTCCAGGGACTGCCGGCCGCCATCGCGGCGATGCGCCGCGCCATGCTTGCCGGGCGGCGCGGATGA